In Bacillus toyonensis BCT-7112, a single window of DNA contains:
- a CDS encoding TRM11 family SAM-dependent methyltransferase, translating to MSNHSKTPACIYTYAFREEERALCYLEMRSFFGMESHVNILKSEVKIAPSRSPFIKERVEVMYEGDDLESILEQVEQIDLAGATFKVIFVKINDLGKENKIEYGERRLIERDLGMHIEGEADVRNPERVFGIVPLGGRWYFGHYVESDPVWYHHIKKPHSYSTSLSTRVARAVANIAVPNPDGVRAIDPCCGIGTVVVEALSMGINIVGRDINPLVVLGTRKNIAHFGFEGTVTKGPIEEITENYDVAIIDMPYDLFTHATPEDQLSILSSARRIAKKVVVVTMETMDDMIHEAGFEITDRCITRKGSFSRQILVCE from the coding sequence TTGAGTAATCATAGTAAAACACCTGCATGTATATATACGTATGCGTTTCGCGAAGAGGAGCGTGCTTTATGTTACTTGGAAATGCGCTCGTTCTTTGGGATGGAGTCTCACGTTAATATTTTGAAAAGTGAAGTCAAGATTGCTCCGAGTAGAAGTCCGTTTATTAAAGAGCGCGTTGAGGTTATGTATGAAGGGGACGACTTAGAAAGCATTTTAGAACAAGTGGAACAAATTGATTTAGCGGGAGCGACATTCAAAGTTATCTTCGTTAAAATCAATGATCTTGGTAAAGAAAATAAAATTGAATATGGGGAAAGACGCCTTATTGAACGAGACCTCGGTATGCATATTGAAGGAGAAGCAGACGTTCGTAATCCAGAGCGCGTATTCGGGATTGTTCCTCTTGGAGGACGTTGGTACTTCGGGCACTATGTAGAAAGTGATCCAGTTTGGTATCATCACATAAAAAAACCGCATAGCTATTCGACATCACTGAGCACACGTGTTGCTAGAGCTGTCGCAAATATCGCTGTACCAAACCCAGATGGAGTACGAGCAATTGACCCGTGCTGTGGCATTGGAACAGTAGTGGTAGAAGCACTTTCTATGGGGATTAACATCGTTGGTAGAGATATAAATCCACTTGTAGTTCTTGGAACGAGAAAAAACATCGCACATTTCGGGTTTGAAGGAACAGTAACAAAAGGCCCAATTGAAGAAATTACTGAGAACTACGACGTCGCAATTATCGATATGCCATACGACCTATTTACGCACGCAACACCAGAAGATCAACTCTCGATTCTTTCAAGTGCGCGCCGTATCGCAAAAAAAGTAGTCGTTGTCACGATGGAAACAATGGACGACATGATTCATGAAGCGGGATTTGAAATTACAGACCGCTGTATCACAAGAAAAGGATCATTTTCTAGACAAATTCTTGTTTGTGAATAA
- a CDS encoding YflJ family protein — translation MRKFQIPTTYTVQKKKGSGLMYYGTKGWYVAELKKLGVRYHEGRKLESYRGHVLRNLLIVQQEKTKEEESNID, via the coding sequence ATGAGAAAGTTCCAAATCCCCACAACATATACTGTTCAAAAGAAAAAAGGAAGTGGTCTCATGTATTACGGAACAAAAGGCTGGTACGTAGCTGAACTTAAAAAATTAGGTGTCCGCTATCATGAAGGACGAAAACTAGAAAGTTACCGCGGACACGTATTGCGCAATTTATTAATCGTACAACAAGAGAAAACGAAAGAAGAGGAATCTAACATCGATTGA
- a CDS encoding DUF3870 domain-containing protein gives MRKGTFFMAGHSRLPKGMAVRSMYETLTITIEADHKYHVIIEASCTLATEHGRGFVAQILRGHSLRDGIEEIVQDITDHYQGKAQNAIVSAVKDLHRQYVSYLNDEKPVEEYEETNL, from the coding sequence ATGCGCAAAGGAACTTTTTTCATGGCTGGACATTCGAGACTTCCGAAAGGGATGGCGGTTCGCAGTATGTACGAAACGTTAACAATTACAATTGAAGCAGATCATAAATATCATGTCATTATTGAAGCGTCATGTACGCTTGCAACAGAGCACGGGAGAGGCTTCGTCGCCCAAATTTTAAGAGGACATAGTTTACGAGATGGTATTGAAGAAATTGTGCAAGATATTACAGATCATTATCAAGGAAAAGCGCAAAATGCTATCGTCAGTGCGGTCAAAGATTTGCATCGCCAATATGTAAGTTATTTAAATGATGAAAAGCCTGTGGAAGAGTACGAGGAAACAAATTTATAA
- the glaH gene encoding glutarate dioxygenase GlaH codes for MSIITEQSTKMKFAKKYEGYEIIPHPEHKRLYHIMLNQQLLKQFFEEVKEHSEQSLQYIPYSRFNLADGMRKIFGQSFMDNIRGIIHDRETGGFTIGVQGETADPADYVKFATAITHLIGAPNFDAMTGTYYARFNVKDTDSSDSYLRQAYRLFTLHTDGTFVDEPTDWLLMMKMEEQNAVGGESRLLHLDDWEDLQKFRNHSLASVKITYKAPPSKNAQEIVYRETFFDINNAPCICFIDQFAYPDNMEQANYLKDLSYSVENSQATHALKLPVGDLVLLNNLFWMHGRAAFEKNKDLYRELMRQRGCFSK; via the coding sequence ATGTCGATTATTACAGAACAAAGTACGAAGATGAAGTTTGCAAAAAAATATGAGGGTTATGAAATTATTCCTCATCCGGAGCATAAACGTTTATATCATATTATGTTAAATCAGCAATTGCTTAAGCAGTTTTTTGAAGAGGTAAAAGAGCATTCAGAGCAGTCATTACAATACATTCCGTATTCACGGTTTAATCTTGCTGATGGAATGAGAAAGATTTTTGGGCAATCATTTATGGATAACATTCGCGGCATTATTCATGACCGTGAAACGGGCGGATTTACAATTGGGGTGCAAGGTGAAACGGCAGATCCAGCAGATTACGTGAAATTTGCAACAGCAATAACACATTTAATTGGGGCACCAAACTTCGATGCAATGACAGGAACGTATTATGCAAGATTTAATGTGAAAGATACGGATAGTAGTGATTCTTACCTTCGTCAAGCGTACCGATTGTTTACACTTCATACGGACGGTACATTCGTTGATGAACCGACAGATTGGCTTCTTATGATGAAAATGGAAGAGCAAAATGCAGTAGGAGGAGAATCTCGTTTACTACATTTAGACGATTGGGAAGATCTTCAAAAATTTAGAAACCATTCACTCGCATCTGTTAAAATTACGTATAAAGCACCACCAAGTAAAAATGCGCAAGAAATCGTCTATCGTGAAACGTTTTTTGATATAAATAACGCACCATGTATTTGCTTTATTGATCAGTTCGCTTATCCAGATAATATGGAACAAGCAAACTATTTGAAAGACTTATCCTATTCAGTTGAAAACTCACAGGCAACACATGCATTAAAATTACCAGTTGGTGACTTAGTTCTTTTAAACAATTTATTTTGGATGCACGGAAGAGCTGCATTTGAGAAGAATAAAGATTTATATAGAGAACTCATGCGTCAGCGCGGTTGTTTTTCTAAATAA
- the lhgO gene encoding L-2-hydroxyglutarate oxidase encodes MYDFIIIGGGIVGLSTGMALTKKFPRAKVAIIEKEKELAHHQTGHNSGVIHSGIYYKPGSYKAKFAKEGNAAMVQFCKENDIAYDMCGKVIVATEREELPLLHNLYERGLQNDLHISKIDKEELAEIEPHVKGLGAIRVPSCGIADYKGVSYAFARLIQESGGEVHLGTTAERITEKKDAVTIETNKGTFKTKFLINCAGLHSDRIAKKTGILTDMKIVPFRGEYYELVPEKRHLVKHLIYPVPNPEFPFLGVHFTRMINGDVHAGPNAVVSFKREGYTKTDFNMKDFMETMTYTGFWKMAMPNMKEGIKEMVRSFSKQSFLKSLQRLIPELTEKDIVPTHAGVRAQAILSNGNMVDDFCIIPGINSLHICNAPSPAATASIKIGEEIAKQVPDVVAVRV; translated from the coding sequence GTGTATGACTTTATAATTATTGGCGGAGGAATTGTTGGTCTATCAACTGGAATGGCTTTAACGAAAAAATTCCCTCGTGCGAAAGTCGCGATCATTGAAAAAGAAAAGGAACTTGCACACCATCAAACTGGACATAATAGCGGAGTAATTCATTCTGGCATTTATTATAAACCAGGGAGTTATAAAGCGAAGTTTGCCAAAGAAGGAAATGCAGCTATGGTTCAATTTTGTAAAGAAAATGACATCGCTTATGACATGTGCGGAAAAGTAATTGTCGCTACAGAAAGAGAAGAACTTCCTCTTTTACATAACTTATATGAGAGAGGCTTACAAAACGATTTACACATTTCAAAAATAGATAAGGAAGAATTAGCTGAAATTGAACCTCATGTAAAGGGACTAGGGGCCATCCGTGTTCCTTCTTGCGGGATTGCTGATTATAAAGGAGTCAGTTATGCATTTGCTCGCTTAATTCAAGAAAGCGGCGGTGAAGTACACTTAGGAACAACCGCAGAGCGTATTACTGAGAAAAAAGATGCTGTAACAATTGAGACAAACAAAGGCACATTTAAAACGAAATTTCTCATTAACTGCGCTGGCTTGCATAGTGATCGCATTGCGAAAAAGACAGGTATATTAACTGATATGAAAATTGTTCCGTTTCGTGGTGAATATTACGAACTTGTCCCAGAAAAACGCCATCTTGTAAAACATTTAATTTATCCAGTTCCAAACCCAGAATTCCCGTTTTTAGGTGTTCATTTTACAAGAATGATAAACGGAGACGTACATGCAGGACCAAACGCAGTAGTAAGCTTCAAGCGCGAAGGTTATACGAAAACGGACTTTAATATGAAAGACTTCATGGAAACAATGACATACACAGGCTTTTGGAAAATGGCGATGCCAAATATGAAAGAAGGCATAAAAGAGATGGTGCGCTCATTTAGTAAACAATCATTTTTAAAAAGCTTACAGCGCCTCATACCAGAACTAACAGAGAAAGATATCGTGCCAACACATGCAGGGGTAAGGGCACAAGCTATTTTATCAAACGGAAATATGGTTGATGACTTTTGCATTATTCCTGGCATCAATTCTCTACATATTTGTAATGCACCATCTCCAGCTGCAACGGCAAGTATAAAGATTGGTGAGGAAATTGCTAAGCAAGTGCCGGATGTGGTGGCGGTGAGGGTTTGA
- a CDS encoding proline racemase family protein has protein sequence MILAMKIVLIYRGEIEMKVSKIYTTIDAHVAGEPLRIITGGVPEIKGETQLERRAYCMEHLDHLREILMYEPRGHHGMYGCIVTPPASAHADFGVLFMHNEGWSTMCGHGIIAVITVGIETGMFEVTGEKQKFIIDSPAGEVIAYAKFNGSEVESVSFENVPSFVYKKDVPIKIDNYEFQVDIAFGGAFYAVVDSKEFGLKVDFKDLPAIQTWGGKIKHDIESQMEVKHPLEEGLKGIYGVIFSDEPKEKDATLRNVTIFADGQVDRSPCGTGTSARLATLFEKGALQKGETFIHECITDGHFVGEVLSVTEVAQYEAIVPKVTGQAFITGFHQFVLDPRDDLNRGFLLG, from the coding sequence ATGATACTTGCAATGAAAATAGTATTAATATATAGGGGAGAGATAGAAATGAAGGTTAGCAAAATATACACAACTATTGATGCGCACGTAGCTGGGGAACCGCTTCGAATTATTACGGGCGGCGTGCCAGAGATAAAGGGAGAAACGCAACTAGAAAGACGCGCATACTGTATGGAACATTTGGATCACCTTCGTGAAATTCTTATGTATGAACCGAGAGGGCATCACGGGATGTATGGTTGTATCGTTACACCGCCTGCAAGTGCTCACGCTGATTTTGGTGTTTTATTTATGCACAATGAAGGCTGGAGTACGATGTGCGGCCACGGCATTATTGCTGTTATTACAGTAGGAATTGAAACAGGTATGTTTGAAGTGACTGGTGAAAAGCAAAAATTCATTATTGATAGCCCTGCCGGGGAAGTTATTGCGTACGCAAAGTTTAACGGGAGTGAAGTAGAGTCAGTATCATTTGAAAATGTTCCTTCGTTTGTATATAAAAAAGACGTTCCTATCAAAATAGATAACTATGAATTTCAAGTAGATATCGCGTTTGGTGGAGCCTTTTATGCTGTAGTGGATAGTAAAGAATTTGGTTTGAAAGTCGATTTCAAAGACTTACCTGCTATTCAAACGTGGGGCGGAAAAATTAAACATGATATTGAAAGTCAAATGGAAGTAAAACATCCATTGGAAGAAGGTTTAAAAGGAATATACGGTGTTATTTTCTCAGATGAACCGAAAGAAAAAGATGCTACTTTACGAAATGTGACAATCTTTGCTGACGGGCAAGTAGACCGTTCTCCTTGCGGCACAGGAACTTCTGCGAGACTCGCAACTCTTTTTGAAAAAGGTGCCTTACAAAAGGGAGAAACTTTTATCCACGAATGTATCACAGATGGTCATTTTGTGGGAGAAGTATTATCTGTAACAGAGGTAGCTCAATATGAAGCAATCGTTCCGAAAGTAACCGGGCAGGCATTTATTACAGGATTTCATCAGTTTGTATTAGATCCGAGAGATGATTTGAATCGGGGATTTTTGTTAGGATAA
- a CDS encoding ornithine cyclodeaminase family protein encodes MLVISAEEQRNLVNMNEVIAYAALALQEFSAERTITPIRTSLPFASEQNTALIMPSVAEGLEALGLKVVTVAPQNKKIGKKTINGIVMLSDFQTGEPLALLEGSYLTMIRTGALSGVATKHLARHNAKTLCIIGTGEQAKGIAEAVLAVRNIEKVILYNRTEEKAYAFAQHIQTTFGKPAYVYRNPNEAISEADIIVTTTNASTPVFSEKLQKGVHINAVGSFRPSMQELPSHAIANANKVVVESKEAALEETGDLQVPIKEGLFKASDIHAELGQIISGEKAGRENEEEITIFKSVGLAVVDIIVAKYLYEKAVEHGIGNRIEF; translated from the coding sequence ATGCTAGTTATAAGCGCAGAAGAACAAAGAAATTTAGTAAATATGAACGAAGTCATTGCATACGCGGCGCTTGCTTTACAAGAATTTTCCGCAGAAAGAACAATCACACCAATACGTACTTCATTACCATTTGCAAGCGAACAAAATACGGCATTAATTATGCCTTCAGTAGCGGAAGGACTTGAGGCGCTCGGCTTAAAAGTAGTAACAGTCGCCCCGCAGAACAAAAAGATAGGAAAGAAAACGATAAACGGGATTGTAATGCTATCAGATTTTCAAACGGGAGAACCACTCGCACTTTTAGAAGGATCGTACTTAACGATGATCCGAACAGGTGCCTTATCAGGAGTAGCAACAAAACATTTAGCTCGTCATAACGCAAAAACTTTATGTATTATTGGAACCGGTGAACAGGCGAAAGGAATTGCAGAAGCAGTATTAGCGGTTAGAAATATTGAAAAGGTCATTTTATACAATCGAACGGAAGAAAAAGCGTATGCATTCGCGCAACATATACAAACGACATTCGGCAAACCTGCTTACGTTTATAGAAATCCAAATGAAGCGATAAGCGAAGCAGACATCATCGTCACAACAACAAATGCATCCACACCAGTCTTCTCAGAAAAACTACAAAAAGGTGTCCACATAAACGCCGTCGGTTCATTCAGACCGAGCATGCAAGAACTACCATCTCACGCCATCGCGAACGCAAACAAAGTAGTAGTCGAATCAAAAGAAGCAGCATTAGAAGAAACGGGCGATCTTCAAGTGCCAATAAAAGAAGGTTTATTTAAAGCTAGCGACATACACGCCGAACTTGGTCAAATTATAAGCGGTGAAAAAGCTGGTAGAGAGAATGAGGAAGAGATTACTATTTTCAAATCAGTTGGCTTGGCCGTAGTAGATATTATCGTTGCGAAGTATTTGTATGAGAAAGCGGTGGAGCATGGGATAGGGAATAGGATTGAGTTTTGA
- a CDS encoding ABC transporter substrate-binding protein — protein MKRKLFALPFVLILLIALAACSGEKDSSKQAGTSKSGNPKDGGALTIGVSDNPDTMNPLYANDRVSLTVQQALYAPLYHMEDGKKKFVLAESFTPSEDQLTWTLKLKDNLKWHDGKKITSDDIAFTFQSILDEKQNSSSRENFIFKGKPLEVKKVDELTTQFVLPQVSASFEGVMNDFFPIPKHVFEGEADLAKSTKNLQPVGSGPFKFKEYKSDEYVALDRFDDYVGGKAKLDSIVYRVVKDRNTANVSLQNGQINMKMIEPQDFKKLDSTGNFSMVTFPEGRLFYLSYNMNTDLMKKKEVRQAIAHALDKKEMINSAFVSGEFAEPANSILTPDAMYYAKDIKDYKYDKKEAKDLLAKAGVKDKEKVRVMYVTNNKIMESLALYTQQKLQEVGLQVELNALDASAASEKGLDKENKEYDITFGGYIMGPEPDSYKSLFLSNAEYNYARYKNADFDKLWEEAAVETDKTKRAELYHKIQETAREDVPYLPIAYPKAVIAVDKKFDGLKEAKAIPVTMFEDLSKIYEVK, from the coding sequence ATGAAACGGAAGTTATTTGCATTACCATTTGTCCTAATACTACTTATTGCATTAGCGGCTTGTTCTGGGGAAAAAGATTCTTCGAAGCAAGCGGGCACTAGTAAGTCAGGGAATCCGAAAGATGGAGGGGCGTTAACGATTGGTGTTAGCGATAATCCAGATACGATGAATCCGCTTTATGCGAATGATCGTGTGTCATTAACTGTGCAGCAAGCTTTATATGCGCCGCTATATCACATGGAAGACGGTAAGAAAAAGTTTGTTCTTGCTGAGAGCTTTACGCCTTCAGAAGATCAATTAACGTGGACGTTGAAATTAAAAGATAATTTAAAATGGCATGATGGTAAGAAAATTACATCAGACGATATAGCATTTACATTCCAATCTATTTTAGATGAGAAGCAAAATAGCTCAAGTCGTGAAAACTTTATTTTTAAAGGAAAACCGCTTGAGGTGAAAAAAGTAGATGAGTTAACGACTCAATTTGTTTTACCGCAAGTAAGTGCATCTTTCGAAGGTGTAATGAATGATTTCTTCCCAATTCCGAAACATGTATTTGAAGGGGAAGCAGATTTAGCGAAGAGTACGAAAAACTTACAGCCTGTTGGATCAGGTCCGTTTAAGTTTAAAGAGTATAAATCAGATGAGTACGTTGCATTAGATCGATTCGATGATTATGTAGGTGGTAAAGCTAAATTAGACTCTATCGTATATCGTGTTGTAAAAGACCGTAATACAGCAAATGTTTCACTGCAAAATGGTCAAATCAACATGAAGATGATTGAGCCGCAAGACTTTAAGAAATTAGATAGCACTGGGAACTTCTCAATGGTGACATTCCCTGAAGGTAGATTATTCTACTTATCTTATAACATGAATACAGATTTGATGAAGAAAAAAGAAGTACGCCAAGCAATTGCGCATGCGTTAGATAAAAAAGAAATGATTAACTCAGCATTCGTTTCAGGTGAATTTGCAGAACCAGCAAATTCAATCTTAACGCCAGACGCTATGTATTATGCGAAAGATATTAAAGACTATAAGTATGATAAAAAAGAAGCGAAAGATTTATTAGCAAAAGCTGGTGTGAAAGATAAAGAAAAAGTACGAGTTATGTATGTAACGAATAATAAAATTATGGAAAGCTTAGCGCTATATACACAACAAAAATTACAAGAAGTTGGCTTACAAGTTGAACTAAATGCATTAGATGCTAGTGCGGCAAGCGAAAAAGGCTTAGATAAAGAGAATAAAGAATATGACATTACATTTGGTGGTTACATTATGGGACCTGAGCCAGATTCATATAAGAGCTTATTCTTAAGTAATGCGGAATACAATTATGCACGATATAAAAACGCTGATTTCGATAAGTTATGGGAAGAAGCTGCAGTTGAAACAGATAAAACAAAACGCGCAGAGCTATACCATAAAATTCAAGAGACAGCGAGAGAAGACGTACCTTATCTACCAATCGCATATCCGAAAGCAGTTATTGCAGTAGATAAAAAGTTTGATGGATTGAAAGAAGCGAAAGCAATTCCTGTCACAATGTTTGAAGATCTATCTAAGATTTATGAAGTGAAATAA
- a CDS encoding ABC transporter permease, which translates to MYKVIAKRLLNAIPLLFVISIISFLLIKLAPGDPVRNFVTPNMSPIDVERIRKSLGLDQPIYVQYFLWLKNILTGNFGYSLQNHRPVLELITERLPATIGLMGSSLLVSFVIAIPLGLFTGVKKNSYFDRIINFISYVGISMPVFWFALLLVYLFSLKLNLFPSMGMRTVGKDSVWDIVQHGILPCMVLAFQNVSVYMRYIRSSTIQQLEEEYVQIQYAYGASKKTVLFNHVLRNVLIPIITIFGLSIPSLVGGAFITETVFSWPGLGSLGVNAIFRFDYPIIMAITLLSSFMLILGNLIADILYGVVDPRIRMRG; encoded by the coding sequence GTGTATAAAGTAATTGCAAAGAGGCTTTTAAATGCAATTCCACTTTTATTTGTTATTTCTATTATTTCTTTTCTATTAATAAAATTAGCGCCAGGGGATCCGGTTCGAAACTTTGTCACGCCGAATATGAGTCCAATTGACGTGGAGCGTATTCGCAAAAGTTTAGGACTAGATCAACCCATTTACGTGCAGTATTTTTTATGGTTGAAAAACATTTTAACAGGAAACTTTGGTTACTCACTTCAAAATCATCGTCCTGTTTTGGAACTTATCACAGAAAGATTACCTGCAACAATTGGGTTAATGGGATCATCTTTACTCGTCTCATTCGTAATCGCAATACCACTTGGATTATTTACAGGTGTGAAAAAGAATTCATACTTTGACCGCATTATAAACTTTATTTCATACGTTGGTATTTCTATGCCGGTTTTCTGGTTTGCACTACTATTAGTCTACTTATTCTCTTTAAAATTGAACCTATTTCCGAGTATGGGTATGCGCACCGTAGGTAAAGATTCTGTCTGGGATATTGTGCAACACGGCATTTTACCTTGCATGGTGCTAGCGTTCCAAAACGTATCTGTTTATATGAGATATATTCGTTCAAGTACGATTCAGCAATTAGAAGAAGAATATGTACAAATTCAATATGCGTACGGTGCTTCAAAGAAAACAGTGTTATTTAATCACGTGCTTCGAAATGTATTAATACCGATCATTACAATTTTCGGATTATCGATTCCAAGTTTAGTAGGCGGAGCGTTTATTACGGAGACAGTATTCTCATGGCCAGGACTTGGTTCACTTGGGGTAAATGCTATTTTTAGATTTGATTATCCGATTATCATGGCAATTACATTACTATCATCATTCATGTTAATTCTCGGTAACTTAATTGCTGATATTTTATATGGCGTAGTAGATCCGCGCATTCGCATGAGGGGGTGA
- a CDS encoding ABC transporter permease, with amino-acid sequence MNNRRFQTIKSSFTKNKFVVMGVIILSVLTIASIFAFVSPYDPSKMSIPDRLQEPSLSHPFGTDDYGRDYLTRALYGGRVSLAVGFLAMVVSITIGTAVGTISGYFGGKLDNFLMRVVEVLMSIPSFFLMLLLNAYLKPGITTLVLIIGLLTWMDTARIVRAETLSVKEREYVLYAKVSGQKSLMIIVRHIIPNILSTIIIAATLTIATSILMESSLSFLGLGIREPDSSWGSMLNNAQGYIGEAWYLTLFPGFLILLTVLSFNVIGEALKKAFAPKGAGHEN; translated from the coding sequence ATGAATAATAGGAGATTTCAAACGATAAAAAGTAGTTTTACGAAAAATAAGTTTGTAGTAATGGGAGTTATTATACTTTCGGTTTTAACGATCGCATCAATTTTTGCATTCGTATCGCCATACGATCCTAGTAAAATGTCGATTCCAGATCGTTTACAAGAACCGAGTTTAAGTCATCCTTTCGGAACGGATGATTATGGAAGGGATTACTTAACGAGGGCGTTATATGGCGGACGCGTTTCACTTGCAGTCGGTTTCCTTGCGATGGTTGTTTCTATTACAATCGGCACTGCAGTTGGAACAATTAGCGGATATTTTGGCGGAAAGTTAGACAACTTTTTAATGCGAGTTGTTGAAGTACTTATGTCAATTCCATCATTCTTTTTAATGCTACTATTAAATGCGTATTTAAAACCAGGAATTACGACGTTAGTTCTTATTATTGGATTACTAACGTGGATGGACACTGCGCGTATCGTAAGGGCAGAAACGTTATCTGTAAAAGAGCGAGAGTACGTTTTATACGCAAAAGTATCAGGACAAAAATCACTCATGATAATTGTAAGACATATCATTCCTAACATTTTATCAACCATTATAATCGCCGCGACATTAACTATTGCGACATCGATTTTAATGGAATCATCACTTAGCTTCTTAGGATTAGGTATTAGAGAACCAGATTCTTCTTGGGGCAGCATGCTAAACAATGCGCAAGGATATATTGGTGAAGCTTGGTATTTAACACTCTTCCCAGGATTTCTTATCCTTTTAACGGTACTTAGTTTTAACGTAATTGGTGAAGCGCTTAAGAAAGCTTTCGCGCCAAAAGGAGCTGGACATGAAAACTAA
- a CDS encoding ABC transporter ATP-binding protein, with amino-acid sequence MSEKLLEVKNLKTSFFIESGEVEAVRGVTFRLNKGEVVGIVGESGSGKSVMAKSVMSLVTSPGKVKEGEILFHNENILSKSEKELRSIRGNQISLISQDPMSALNPVVKIGKQMTEVIIRHQKVKKKEAEQIAVNLLKQVGLSSPEERVKQYPHELSGGMKQRVMIAMAMSCNPDLLIADEPTTALDVTIQAQILDLMKNLKNETNMALLLITHDLGIVAQNCTRVIVMYGGLIMEEGPVLDIFQSPNHPYTKGLLNSLPKIANGVKERLAPIQGVTPNLLNPPQGCPFAERCPHAMDICEKERPPYFEIGNERRSMCWLNDRAVGDFHA; translated from the coding sequence GTGTCTGAAAAACTACTAGAAGTGAAAAATTTAAAGACTTCTTTTTTCATAGAAAGTGGCGAAGTTGAAGCAGTTCGCGGCGTTACATTCCGCTTAAATAAAGGAGAAGTAGTCGGTATCGTTGGGGAGTCTGGAAGCGGAAAGAGTGTAATGGCAAAGTCCGTTATGTCTCTCGTTACGTCGCCAGGGAAAGTGAAAGAAGGAGAGATTCTTTTTCATAATGAAAACATCCTTTCTAAATCTGAAAAAGAATTGCGTTCTATTCGAGGAAATCAAATTTCACTTATCTCTCAAGATCCAATGTCGGCGCTAAATCCAGTCGTGAAAATTGGGAAGCAAATGACGGAAGTAATTATACGACATCAAAAAGTGAAAAAGAAAGAAGCAGAGCAAATCGCGGTCAACTTGTTAAAACAAGTCGGTCTTTCTTCACCAGAAGAAAGGGTGAAACAATATCCGCATGAACTAAGCGGAGGTATGAAGCAGCGAGTTATGATCGCAATGGCGATGTCTTGTAACCCTGACCTTCTCATTGCGGACGAACCGACGACAGCACTTGATGTAACGATACAAGCACAAATACTAGATTTAATGAAAAACTTAAAAAACGAAACGAACATGGCGTTACTTCTTATTACGCATGACTTAGGAATAGTCGCACAAAACTGTACACGCGTTATCGTTATGTATGGCGGACTTATTATGGAAGAAGGACCTGTACTTGATATTTTCCAATCGCCGAATCATCCATATACGAAAGGGCTATTAAACTCTCTGCCAAAAATAGCGAACGGCGTAAAAGAAAGACTCGCTCCGATTCAAGGTGTAACACCAAACTTATTAAACCCACCACAAGGTTGCCCGTTCGCAGAGCGTTGCCCGCATGCGATGGACATTTGTGAAAAAGAACGTCCACCATATTTTGAAATCGGAAACGAAAGACGTTCCATGTGCTGGCTAAACGATAGGGCGGTAGGTGATTTTCATGCATGA